One window of Cuculus canorus isolate bCucCan1 chromosome 10, bCucCan1.pri, whole genome shotgun sequence genomic DNA carries:
- the BCORL1 gene encoding BCL-6 corepressor-like protein 1 has protein sequence MISTAPLYSGVHNWTSTERIRMCGLNEERRAPLSDEESKTSSSQHLGSQEFCVSSSLSKVELTAVSGGGSSAQGLEADGKVEEKLGPRLEEQPPDPNPNPECAGKTVKDDALGALASQADGRGQEPAVPRAAEQESSGADAAWTPADPHSSKEADPPPACSVASESEPAGKEKTAPSAGAQGPGVLAEGTLAVVVSSCNTSASTPATFTLNRVCFPTSQAAAMQKMPLSFQPGAVLSPSQSLVYIPPPSCGQPLSVATLPATLGVSSTLTLPVLPSYLHERCLPGIIASPELRSYPYTFSVTRPLASDAKVVSVEVNQLSCPSPSGGNSAQAAAEGAPPSTTGSSLSSSQSPLAAPAGNAAPSSGISTHARAPAAPELHAPGATASLSPLKSPPQLEREMISSPECSEMPLDLSSKSNRQKLPPPSQRKTPPMPILTPVHTSGKALLTTVLSKSQRAAQTTGSSVTSCLGTTPPLVIFPEFLRNGEQGSWVKNTTLISTIPGTYVGVANPVPASLLLSKDPGVSFSRDPRHLPKQEPISIIDQGEPRSAEVPCGKKANQVSAEGQQDPARRLLHGRAATGAPLCQSKDVSTWNPGQGSVYPRCPVNGKPSNPQLLPLGWSPYHQTPLLSIGISTTGQLPPNQNSSCKPAGADELPTFLSVQPIESSTATQSLPEGLPKLPPQEREATAKSKSCRALPKLYEEPANPVSDGGPTLQTSALDRKGGKGKLDSPQKSQECDQAGSDSSKEGSVQTEAPQGSCSLKQLDAKPKNQVLAAYLSHELPAVGQQSLCVVSEVPTVPAESQHKEPGCKGSQEPPAADPLQCVRQVDLCRVKKEQVECDVSFTSVTCLRAGAAPQGYAETKLKGAGQIKQEGSVRCKSKRQHDGEAKQAPKRLKCQAQDGEDSPSKSGSQNVHGRKWRKHHDNPHEVGKREGRTNLGSVKDHNSLRVKRKRRRPAKTEISSPAHRGDSHEEGYLEKKPKNNFRDFIPVVLSSRTRSQSGSIAGSSAGVTGECDVTSQDILPLLEEDQEEEEEEEEEETLLKRRKLRKSHRTSRYHSRRARDKSVSERSSCYTRRTRELPWRVESPRQLWEPNEEEDDDSHIKRKKRRRQKSRKYQTGEYLTEREEERVGYPHRRRKSKADFRYRKQKESTQDKGTELRLRSKVSPSPRKSQGRSDFRNGFFLEHSDSSPVQEELEKPSGKRKCKTKHLAGICDERKGKGCCNQPKTHPLKKSQDLWTLCKSHRASPGSSPELPVAQNVPPGARRLIVNKNAGETLLQRAARLGYKDVVLYCLQKKSSDVNHRDNAGYTALHEACARGWIDILHILLEHGANVNCSAQDGTRPVHDAVANDNLETMWILLSYGADPTLATYSGQTAVKLATSEVMKRFLCDYLLDLQGRTDGDPRTAWDFYSSSVLEGKDSIGCDLLLNPPGSSDQEEEEQEADNFMFEFSDKPLLPSYNLQVSVSRGPCNWFLFSDVLKRLKLSSRIFQARFPHFEIATLPTAEFQRQVSLSQVLAQEEVPQSPEPAPGAAETVELVHYEPELLQLLGSAVEYEAWSS, from the exons ATGATCTCTACAGCACCTCTGTACAGTGGGGTGCACAACTGGACCAGCACAGAGCGGATTCGCATGTGTGGCCTCAACGAGGAGAG GAGAGCCCCCCTTTCTGATGAGGAGTCTAAAACAAGCAGTTCCCAGCACTTGGGGTCTCAAGAGTTTTGCGTCAGCAGCAGCCTTTCCAAG GTGGAGCTCACAGCAGTCAGCGGTGGTGGCAGCAGCGCCCAGGGGCTGGAGGCTGATGGCAAGGTGGAGGAAAAGCTTGGGCCCAGACTGGAAGAGCAGCCACCTGAtcccaacccaaacccagaGTGTGCAGGAAAGACTGTGAAAGATGATGCCCTGGGTGCTCTGGCGAGCCAGGCGGATGGCAGAGGGCAGGAGCCTGCAGttcccagagctgcagaacAGGAGAGCAGTGGTGCTGATGCTGCCTGGACACCTGCAGATCCTCACAGCAGCAAGGAGGCTGACCCTCCTCCAGCCTGCTCCGTGGCTTCAGAGAGCGAACctgctgggaaggagaaaactGCCCCAAGCGCTGGAGCACAGGGGCCAGGTGTGCTGGCAGAAGGGACATTGGCTGTGGTAGTCTCCAGCTGCAACACCTCTGCCTCCACTCCCGCTACTTTTACTTTGAACAGAGTGTGCTTTCCCACATCTCAGGCCGCTGCTATGCAAAAAATGCCCCTGTCCTTTCAACCTGGGGCAGTTCTGAGCCCAAGCCAGTCGCTGGTGTACATCCCACCCCCCAGCTGTGGGCAGCCGCTCAGTGTGGCTACGCTACCAGCCACCTTGGGGGTCTCCTCCACGCTCACCCTCCCTGTCCTGCCTTCCTACCTACATGAGCGTTGCTTGCCAGGTATTATCGCTTCCCCAGAGTTGCGCTCCTACCCCTACACCTTCTCCGTCACCAGACCCTTGGCTTCAGATGCCAAGGTAGTATCTGTGGAGGTGAATCAGCTCAGCTGCCCTTCGCCCTCGGGTGGAAACAgtgcccaggctgctgctgagggtGCTCCGCCATCCACCACGggctcttccctctcctccagccagTCTCCGTTGGCAGCACCGGCTGGGAATGCTGCTCCCTCCTCCGGCATCAGCACACACGCCAGAGCCCCGGCAGCTCCTGAGCTGCACGCACCAGGGGCCACTGCTTCACTCTCTCCCCTGAAGTCCCCTCCACAGCTAGAGCGTGAGATGATCTCCTCTCCAGAGTGCAGCGAGATGCCTCTCGATCTCTCCTCCAAGTCCAATCGTCAGAAATTGCCTCCACCCAGCCAACGCAAAACACCTCCTATGCCCATCCTCACGCCCGTGCACACCAGTGGCAAAGCCCTTCTCACCACAGTCCTGTCCAAGTCCCAGCGTGCGGCCCAGACCACGGGCAGTAGTGTCACCTCGTGTCTTGGCACCACCCCTCCCTTAGTCATCTTCCCTGAGTTCCTGCGCAATGGCGAGCAGGGTTCCTGGGTGAAGAACACCACACTCATCAGCACCATTCCAGGCACCTATGTTGGTGTCGCTAACCCAGTGCCTGCGTCGCTGCTGCTCAGCAAGGACCCAGGTGTGAGCTTCAGCAGGGACCCGCGCCACCTTCCCAAGCAGGAGCCTATTTCCATCATCGATCAGGGAGAGCCTCGCAGCGCTGAGGTTCCCTGTGGGAAGAAAGCCAACCAGGTCAGCGCAGAAGGACAGCAGGATCCTGCCAGGAGACTTCTCCACGGCAGAGCTGCTACAGGAGCTCCTTTGTGTCAGTCCAAGGACGTCTCTACCTGGAATCCTGGCCAGGGAAGTGTGTACCCGCGATGCCCTGTGAATGGAAAACCTTCCAATCCTCAGCTTCTGCCTCTCGGCTGGTCTCCTTATCATCAAACCCCTCTGCTTTCGATTGGCATCTCCACAACAGGGCAGCTGCCACCAAACCAGAACAGCTCCTGCAAGCCAGCTGGTGCAGATGAGCTCCCGACGTTCCTGAGCGTGCAGCCCATCGAGTCTAGCACAGCCACCCAGAGCCTGCCAGAGGGGCTGCCCAAGCTCCCACCTCAGGAACGGGAAGCGACAGCCAAGAGCAAGAGCTGCCGGGCCTTGCCCAAGCTCTATGAGGAGCCAGCCAATCCAGTCTCGGATGGAGGTCCAACTCTTCAGACCAGCGCTTTGGAtaggaaaggggggaaggggaagctgGACAGCCCTCAGAAGAGTCAAGAGTGTGATCAGGCAGGGTCTGACTCCAGTAAGGAGGGCAGCGTACAGACTGAGGCTCCCCAGGGGAGCTGTAGCCTCAAACAGTTGGATGCAAAGCCTAAAAACCAAGTGTTAGCGGCATACTTGTCACATGAGCTGCCTGCGGTCGGGCAGCAGAGCCTGTGTGTGGTTTCAGAGGTGCCCACTGTACCAGCGGAGAGCCAACACAAGGAGCCGGGCTGCAAAGGCTCCCAGGAGCCACCAGCTGCAGACCCCCTCCAGTGTGTGCGTCAAGTGGACCTGTGCAGGGTCAAGAAGGAGCAAGTAGAGTGCGATGTGTCCTTTACGTCTGTGACTTGCCTGCGAGCTGGCGCTGCTCCGCAGGGATATGCCGAGACCAAGCTCAAAGGGGCAGGGCAAATCAAGCAAGAGGGCAGTGTGCGCTGCAAGTCCAAGCGGCAACATGATGGGGAGGCCAAGCAGGCCCCCAAGCGACTCAAGTGCCAAGCCCAGGACGGCGAGGACTCCCCTAGCAAATCTGGGAGCCAGAATGTGCATGGCCGGAAG TGGCGAAAACACCATGACAATCCACATGAAGTCGGCAAGCGAGAAGGCCGAACCAACCTGGGCTCAGTGAAGGATCACAACAGCCTCAGGGTAAAGCGGAAGCGCAGGAGGCCAGCGAAGACGGAGATCTCATCTCCAGCACATCGTGGGGACAGCCACGAGGAAG GTTACCTTGAGAAGAAGCCCAAGAACAACTTTCGGGATTTCATTCCAGTGGTGCTGAGCAGCCGGACACGCAGTCAGTCAG GAAGCATTGCTGGCTCTTCTGCTGGTGTGACAGGAGAGTGTGATGTGACTAGTCAGGACATATTACCATTGTTGGAGGAGGatcaggaagaagaagaggaggaagaggaagaagagacatTGTTGAAACGTCGCAAACTGCGAAAATCCCACAGGACATCACGCTATCACAGTCGCAGGGCCAGGGACAAGTCTGTGTCCGAGAGGAGCAGCTGTTACACGAGGAGGACCCGGGAGCTGCCCTGGAGAGTGGAATCACCCAGGCAGCTGTGGGAGCCCAAcgaggaggaggatgatgatAGTCacatcaaaaggaagaaaaggagacgACAGAAAAGTCGGAAATACCAGACAGGGGAATATTTGACTGAGCGAGAGGAGGAGCGAGTGGGCTACCCCCACAGGAGGAGAAAATCCAAAGCAG ATTTTAGGTACCGGAAGCAGAAGGAGTCCACCCAGGACAAAGGCACAGAGCTACGATTGAGGAGCAAGGTTTCCCCATCCCCCCGAAAATCTCAAGGACGATCAGACTTTCGGAATGGCTTCTTCCTGGAGCACTCGGACAGCTCTCCAGTCCAAGAAGAGCTAGAGAAACCATCAGGAAAACGCAAATGTAAAACCAAACACCTGGCAGGGATCTGTGATGAGAGGAAG ggGAAAGGCTGCTGTAACCAGCCCAAAACGCACCCTCTGAAGAAGTCCCAGGACTTGTGGACACTTTGTAAGTCCCATCGGGCTAGCCCAGGGAGTTCCCCCGAATTGCCTGTGGCCCAGAACGTTCCTCCTGGTGCTCGGCGGCTGATTGTGAACAAAAATGCAGGGGAGACCCTTCTGCAGCGAGCGGCTCGCCTGGGCTACAAG GATGTAGTGCTCTACTGCCTGCAGAAAAAGAGCAGTGATGTGAACCACCGTGACAACGCTGGCTACACAGCTCTGCATGAAGCCTGCGCGCGAGGCTGGATCGACATCCTCCACATTCTGCTGGAGCACGGCGCCAACGTCAACTGCAGCGCGCAGGACGGCACGAG GCCTGTCCACGATGCAGTAGCAAATGATAACTTGGAAACCATGTGGATTCTACTCTCCTATGGTGCTGATCCCACTCTGGCCACTTACTCTGGGCAGACAGCTGTGAAGCTTGCCACCAGTGAAGTGATGAAGCGCTTCCTCTGCG ATTATCTTCTGGATCTCCAGGGGCGCACTGATGGAGATCCTCGAACAGCGTGGGACTTCTACAGCAGCTCCGTGCTAG AGGGAAAGGACAGCATTGGATGTGATCTTCTGCTCAACCCTCCAGGAAGTTCAgaccaggaggaagaggagcaagaAGCAGACAACTTCATGTTTGAGTTTTCAGACAAGCCACTGCTTCCCAGCTATAACCTCCAAGTGTCAGTCTCACGGGG GCCCTGCAACTGGTTCCTCTTCTCCGATGTCCTCAAGCGGCTGAAGCTGTCCTCCCGCATATTCCAGGCCCGCTTCCCGCACTTTGAGATCGCCACGCTGCCCACGGCGGAGTTCCAGCGCCAGGTCTCTCTCAGTCAGGTGCTGGCACAGGAGGAGGTGCCCCAGAGCCCCGAGCCGGCGCCAGGCGCTGCAGAGACAGTGGAGCTGGTGCACTATGagcctgagctgctgcagctgctgggttCAGCGGTGGAGTACGAGGCCTGGAGCAGCTGA